A single Bacillus sp. OxB-1 DNA region contains:
- a CDS encoding TRAP transporter large permease, whose translation MTFALLAFIVLLLLQVPIAFVLGLTTIVYIIASNNMGLMATAPQRLYSGLENFGLLAIPLFMLAGELMNSGGITKRLIEFSKTLVGHFRGGLAYVNVISNMLLASIIGSATAQIAMMSRTMVPSMEKNGYTREFSSATTAAAGLLGPIIPPSMMFIIYGVASGASIGDMFIAGILPGVVLAVSFIVLIGYVGTKEKWPTQERAKFAEVVKAFLNVIPALAVPVIIIAGILSGVFTPTESAAFACIVALLVGFFFYRELKISQIPTIFINTAVTTATITMLIAMANLFGWMLSFERIPQQIAEWMVSLTDNPLVFLLIVNIFLLIVGMFMDGMAALIILVPIFTPLIANYGIDPIHFGVIICINLTVGLLTPPVGAGLYIASALGDVKLETLIKSIWPFLIASFIALLVITYWPDLVLWLPSVLK comes from the coding sequence ATGACATTTGCACTGTTGGCTTTTATTGTCCTGCTCCTTCTGCAAGTGCCGATTGCTTTTGTATTAGGTTTGACGACCATTGTTTACATTATCGCATCTAATAATATGGGGTTAATGGCAACTGCTCCCCAACGACTGTATTCAGGTTTAGAGAACTTTGGTTTGCTCGCCATCCCGCTGTTCATGCTCGCTGGGGAATTGATGAACTCGGGGGGCATTACAAAACGCTTGATCGAGTTTTCGAAAACGCTTGTCGGGCATTTTCGAGGCGGTCTTGCATATGTCAATGTTATTTCCAATATGTTGCTCGCGTCTATTATCGGTTCGGCAACCGCTCAAATTGCCATGATGAGCCGGACGATGGTTCCTTCCATGGAGAAGAATGGGTATACGCGGGAATTTAGCTCGGCGACAACTGCCGCGGCAGGTCTTCTTGGACCGATTATCCCGCCTAGTATGATGTTTATCATTTATGGGGTGGCGTCAGGTGCTTCCATTGGCGATATGTTCATCGCCGGGATTCTTCCGGGCGTAGTGCTTGCCGTTTCGTTTATTGTATTAATCGGCTATGTTGGTACAAAGGAAAAATGGCCGACGCAAGAAAGAGCGAAATTTGCCGAAGTGGTCAAAGCCTTTCTTAATGTCATTCCGGCATTGGCCGTTCCGGTTATTATTATTGCGGGTATTTTAAGTGGAGTATTCACTCCGACAGAATCCGCAGCATTTGCCTGTATCGTTGCGTTATTGGTCGGTTTCTTCTTTTATCGCGAATTGAAAATCTCGCAGATTCCAACGATCTTTATTAACACGGCGGTAACGACTGCGACGATTACAATGCTCATTGCCATGGCGAATTTGTTTGGATGGATGCTGTCTTTTGAAAGAATTCCACAACAAATTGCAGAATGGATGGTTTCTTTAACAGATAACCCTCTCGTTTTCTTGTTGATCGTCAATATATTCCTACTCATTGTCGGTATGTTCATGGACGGCATGGCGGCATTGATCATTCTCGTTCCAATTTTTACACCGCTTATCGCGAATTATGGAATTGATCCGATCCATTTCGGGGTTATTATTTGTATTAACCTGACAGTCGGCTTGTTGACGCCGCCAGTAGGCGCTGGGCTTTACATTGCCTCTGCGCTTGGAGATGTCAAACTGGAAACGCTCATCAAATCGATTTGGCCGTTTCTCATTGCGTCTTTTATCGCATTGCTAGTCATTACGTATTGGCCGGATCTCGTACTCTGGCTGCCATCCGTTTTAAAATAA
- a CDS encoding TRAP transporter small permease, with translation MKALHRLSNWVYSIEKFAAIILCGTMLFSLAAGVLYRYVLSSPLTWSDEIAIFSLVWLSFIGGSMSIKRKESAAVSILMDKMKGKLRTVLLGIGMLALLAFVAYIFYLSIGWLSSPNIRVQKSSSIGLPMIYAYLSIPVCFLFMVIHTLELVLDNFFGKQGGSAS, from the coding sequence ATGAAAGCTTTACACCGCCTGAGCAATTGGGTGTATTCCATTGAAAAATTCGCTGCGATCATCCTATGTGGCACCATGCTGTTTTCATTAGCAGCTGGTGTCCTTTATCGCTATGTCCTGAGCTCGCCGCTGACTTGGTCAGATGAGATCGCCATTTTTTCACTAGTCTGGCTTTCTTTTATCGGCGGCAGTATGAGTATTAAGCGTAAAGAATCCGCAGCAGTTTCAATTTTAATGGATAAAATGAAAGGGAAGCTTCGCACTGTCCTTTTAGGGATCGGCATGCTTGCACTGTTGGCGTTTGTCGCATATATCTTCTATTTGTCTATCGGTTGGTTATCCTCGCCAAACATTCGGGTGCAAAAGTCCAGTTCAATTGGCTTGCCAATGATTTACGCTTATTTGAGTATACCGGTATGTTTCTTGTTCATGGTGATTCATACACTGGAACTCGTTCTGGATAACTTTTTCGGCAAGCAAGGAGGTTCCGCATCATGA
- a CDS encoding fumarylacetoacetate hydrolase family protein: protein MKLITFTTAGHSRIGAVVEENKVVDLNYAYQALLKSQEKYRYKEIAEAFVPAKMEAFLQGGKESMGLAQEAIGYALENPDSFEHQLIYEKSAVKVEAPVTAPSKMICVGHNYREHILEMGREIPEFPVVFAKFANTVIGPEDDIPFHPISEQLDYEAEFTFVIGKQARNVSEEDALDYVAGYTIANDVTYRDIQRRTLEWLQGKSVDGSAPMGPWLVTTDELTDPSGLDVVLTVNGEVRQKTNTANLVFSVQKLVAFLSNLMTLEPGDVILSGTPGGVGVAMDPPTFLKDGDVVRIEIDKVGVLENRVALQEGN, encoded by the coding sequence ATGAAACTTATTACATTTACAACAGCAGGTCATTCACGTATCGGAGCAGTTGTGGAAGAAAACAAAGTGGTGGACTTGAATTATGCGTACCAAGCTTTACTGAAAAGCCAAGAGAAATACCGTTATAAAGAAATTGCTGAAGCTTTCGTTCCAGCAAAAATGGAAGCGTTTTTACAAGGCGGCAAAGAAAGCATGGGCTTGGCACAAGAAGCGATTGGTTACGCTCTTGAGAATCCGGACAGCTTTGAGCATCAACTCATTTATGAAAAATCGGCGGTCAAAGTGGAAGCGCCTGTGACGGCTCCTAGCAAAATGATCTGCGTAGGTCACAACTATCGGGAACATATCTTGGAGATGGGCCGTGAAATTCCTGAATTCCCGGTTGTATTCGCGAAATTTGCCAATACGGTAATCGGGCCAGAAGACGATATCCCGTTCCATCCAATTTCTGAACAATTGGATTACGAAGCGGAGTTCACGTTCGTAATCGGGAAACAAGCGCGTAACGTATCCGAAGAAGATGCACTTGATTACGTGGCGGGTTACACAATCGCAAACGATGTCACATACCGCGATATTCAACGCCGCACACTCGAGTGGCTACAAGGGAAATCGGTTGACGGCAGCGCACCGATGGGACCTTGGCTTGTGACAACTGATGAACTGACAGATCCATCCGGTTTGGACGTTGTCTTGACGGTGAACGGAGAAGTCCGACAAAAAACGAATACGGCGAACCTCGTGTTCTCTGTTCAGAAACTTGTTGCCTTCCTATCCAACCTGATGACGCTTGAGCCGGGAGATGTTATTTTGTCCGGTACACCAGGTGGAGTAGGCGTGGCAATGGATCCACCAACCTTCTTGAAAGATGGCGACGTGGTGAGAATTGAAATCGACAAAGTCGGAGTGTTGGAAAACCGGGTAGCTTTGCAAGAAGGAAACTAA
- a CDS encoding FAD-dependent monooxygenase, whose product MGNSKNNPFIVIGGGIGGLATALGLAQTNQYVKVLEQAPEFLEIGAGIQLAANATNVLQRLGVMDRINDIAVFPKRLVLMDAFTGEELSALDLGDVYKERYGAPYIVLHRSDLHKALYEACLENSYIELHTDHSIVKTEQDGDQVTVTAANGNVHTGMAVVGADGIWSKVRPLFSDDEPVCSEYVAYRGAIPMEEVTNIGNLDDVYMWIGPNLHLVQYPVRRGELYNQVVVFKSNQYRKEIEKTDDWGTPEEMDEVFAGTCDLVQTAISFIQRQKRWPMYDRVPISNWTEGRVTLLGDAAHSMLQYLAQGGCQALEDAAYLADMIEENSTVEEAFKKYQEERIPRTAFVQNNARMWGEIIHAERPETILLRNTILENRTSQDFTFIDQFHGYKNYKTKVNNKG is encoded by the coding sequence ATGGGAAACAGTAAAAACAATCCGTTCATCGTAATCGGCGGAGGAATCGGCGGTCTTGCCACTGCCTTAGGTCTCGCGCAAACGAATCAATACGTAAAAGTATTGGAGCAAGCCCCTGAGTTTTTGGAAATCGGGGCGGGAATCCAACTCGCGGCGAACGCCACAAATGTACTCCAACGCCTTGGTGTAATGGACCGGATCAACGATATCGCAGTATTCCCGAAAAGGCTTGTTCTGATGGACGCTTTCACAGGAGAAGAGCTATCTGCATTGGATTTAGGCGATGTGTACAAAGAGCGCTACGGGGCTCCGTATATTGTCTTGCACCGTTCGGATCTACACAAAGCACTCTATGAAGCTTGCTTGGAAAACTCGTACATTGAATTGCATACAGACCACTCGATCGTCAAAACGGAACAGGACGGCGACCAAGTGACGGTCACGGCGGCAAACGGAAATGTCCATACTGGAATGGCAGTCGTCGGTGCAGACGGCATCTGGTCCAAAGTGCGCCCACTTTTCAGTGATGACGAGCCGGTCTGCTCGGAATATGTCGCATACCGTGGAGCAATCCCGATGGAAGAAGTGACGAATATCGGCAATCTGGATGATGTGTATATGTGGATCGGGCCGAACCTTCATCTTGTTCAATATCCAGTTCGTCGCGGCGAGCTGTACAACCAAGTGGTCGTGTTCAAAAGTAACCAATACCGCAAAGAGATTGAGAAAACGGACGACTGGGGCACGCCGGAAGAAATGGACGAAGTGTTTGCTGGAACTTGCGATCTAGTGCAAACCGCTATTTCCTTCATTCAACGTCAAAAAAGATGGCCGATGTATGATCGGGTTCCAATTTCCAACTGGACAGAAGGCCGCGTGACATTATTGGGCGATGCAGCACACTCCATGCTTCAATATTTGGCACAAGGCGGTTGTCAAGCATTGGAAGATGCCGCGTACCTCGCTGATATGATTGAAGAAAACAGCACTGTGGAAGAAGCATTCAAGAAATACCAAGAAGAGCGTATTCCGAGAACTGCGTTCGTTCAAAATAATGCACGGATGTGGGGAGAAATCATCCATGCAGAAAGACCGGAAACGATTTTGCTCCGCAATACCATTTTAGAAAATCGCACATCCCAAGACTTTACATTTATCGATCAGTTCCATGGCTACAAAAACTATAAGACCAAAGTTAATAACAAAGGATAA
- a CDS encoding IclR family transcriptional regulator: MVEIIKNGSMIQSLQIGIKIVDVIKENELPMSFSDIQEKTEITKSNLYKYMNTLVHLELLFRDKSTGLYHLGNKLIQYGTAAIRNEDTIALITPYLQTISQHSKCSTLFAVWSIDGPIVAKIWNSDQVLNIGAQIGTLLPQQSSSGKIFNTFLESQKQFRQQEGQVTSTPLSEEERRQILAEKIAFAREPLITSVSSVSIPILTFNEKLVGSITVVGFSDNIPVSFNEPLSQYLVERQKEISGIFGYKG; this comes from the coding sequence ATGGTAGAAATTATTAAAAACGGCTCCATGATTCAATCCCTGCAGATCGGGATTAAAATAGTGGACGTTATTAAAGAAAATGAATTGCCGATGAGCTTTTCAGATATACAGGAAAAAACGGAAATCACGAAAAGTAACTTATATAAATATATGAACACGCTCGTCCATCTTGAGCTTTTATTTCGCGATAAATCCACAGGTCTTTACCATCTTGGCAATAAACTGATTCAATACGGCACGGCCGCCATCCGGAATGAAGATACGATTGCCCTCATCACGCCTTATTTACAAACCATCAGCCAGCATTCCAAATGCTCGACCCTGTTTGCCGTCTGGAGCATCGATGGACCGATCGTGGCAAAAATCTGGAACTCCGATCAAGTGCTGAACATTGGTGCTCAAATCGGGACGCTTCTGCCGCAGCAATCATCATCCGGTAAAATCTTTAATACGTTTTTGGAAAGCCAAAAACAATTCAGACAGCAAGAAGGACAAGTGACGTCCACTCCCCTGAGCGAAGAAGAGAGACGTCAAATCCTTGCAGAGAAAATAGCGTTTGCTAGGGAACCCCTGATTACATCCGTTTCCTCTGTCTCGATCCCCATCCTCACTTTTAATGAGAAGCTCGTCGGTTCCATCACAGTCGTCGGTTTTTCCGATAACATCCCGGTCTCCTTCAACGAGCCACTGAGCCAATATTTAGTGGAACGGCAAAAAGAGATCTCCGGAATTTTCGGATACAAAGGGTAA
- a CDS encoding helix-turn-helix domain-containing protein — protein MSGIVRNKVIQRLEHHLRTTSRQLIKIDTEEEAIQFLLDSFKTELYCDFVGVILAESDEFIPKAWAGEVGNIRTAFPLPIEACSSRLLSYSTKDKETEGPETCALTKVLNGSDVKTWFTVPLIDGSNKYGFCIIGFFTYIPLLEMDTIFDEFGKDVAVAIGVARAKDHQLKKVEGIEWISKNLSINKSLEDNIREFTLRAAKGTDAASACIYLYNDSEGCFELQYPVFGCFAHTERISIRDKNFLNEYFPFLEQVGGTQLTIPIVVDLKTIGVLHVERKKGDLLFADDDVQSLKLLSDHIAILLKNAQLYQTEKNHRERLQVLLDYQQALVKETVVNDGFQGVADMLVQLYEDSVILLDRFFRPLFYRMEGSAEEVLEQFINAAESRRSTVEGFHVTLPGGEHFSIWPINGVNSLLGYLAIQMKAQELDEFDQLTIELARNICSIQFIKQKLVLDANEQAKDTFMGKLLVETIEDEKSILQYANLFQWDMYQPHRVATLSITLDEDELEGSNLLEQKAKKTLAWEYIMDRITARYRGILTATFHENYLFIVPVAEEDNRKRSWRTFYNHVEEAAAKSPTNCRVHLGVGSKVAELDQYYISYEQSLQVLNVVQNRFLSIGYSLFEELGSYTILYHLDHPVVDIFMDSQLGILLDYSESKNIDLLNTLRVYLQNNGNAKSTSEELFIHRSSLIYRLEKVEELLGVDLNDSEVRFNLMMAYKLYDMKRQAL, from the coding sequence ATGTCTGGAATTGTCAGGAATAAGGTCATACAGCGACTGGAACATCATTTACGGACCACTTCACGGCAACTGATCAAGATCGATACGGAAGAGGAAGCGATCCAGTTCTTGCTCGATTCATTCAAAACGGAGCTTTATTGCGATTTTGTCGGAGTCATCCTGGCCGAGTCGGATGAATTCATTCCGAAGGCGTGGGCAGGAGAAGTGGGAAACATCCGCACGGCATTTCCGCTTCCGATCGAGGCTTGTTCGTCCCGGCTGCTTTCCTATAGTACGAAGGATAAGGAAACGGAAGGGCCGGAAACTTGTGCTTTGACGAAAGTGCTGAATGGCTCGGATGTGAAAACATGGTTCACAGTTCCCTTGATCGATGGCTCGAATAAATACGGGTTTTGTATCATCGGGTTTTTTACATACATCCCATTGCTCGAAATGGACACGATCTTCGATGAATTTGGGAAGGATGTGGCCGTCGCAATCGGGGTGGCCAGGGCCAAGGACCACCAGTTGAAGAAAGTGGAAGGGATCGAATGGATCAGTAAAAATTTGTCCATCAATAAATCTCTGGAAGACAATATCCGAGAATTCACGCTTCGTGCAGCAAAGGGTACAGATGCCGCCTCGGCTTGCATTTATTTATACAATGACAGCGAAGGGTGTTTCGAGCTACAGTATCCGGTGTTTGGCTGTTTTGCCCATACCGAAAGAATCTCCATCCGAGATAAAAACTTTTTGAATGAATATTTCCCGTTTCTGGAGCAAGTCGGCGGAACGCAGCTGACCATTCCAATCGTAGTCGATTTGAAAACAATTGGGGTGTTGCACGTCGAGCGTAAAAAAGGGGATTTGCTGTTTGCGGACGATGATGTGCAATCGTTGAAGCTCTTAAGCGATCATATCGCCATCTTGCTGAAAAACGCACAATTGTATCAAACGGAAAAAAATCACCGGGAGCGATTACAGGTCCTTCTGGATTACCAACAGGCGCTCGTTAAGGAAACCGTTGTCAATGATGGATTCCAAGGTGTGGCGGATATGCTGGTCCAGTTGTACGAGGACTCTGTCATTCTATTAGACCGGTTTTTCCGACCCTTGTTCTATAGAATGGAAGGGTCCGCTGAAGAAGTTTTGGAACAATTTATAAATGCAGCGGAAAGCAGGCGTAGCACTGTGGAAGGATTCCATGTGACTCTGCCAGGCGGCGAGCATTTCTCCATTTGGCCGATCAATGGCGTCAATTCGCTGTTGGGATATTTAGCGATTCAAATGAAAGCGCAGGAGCTGGATGAATTCGACCAATTGACCATTGAATTGGCCCGGAATATTTGCTCCATCCAATTCATTAAACAAAAACTTGTATTGGATGCGAATGAACAGGCGAAGGATACGTTCATGGGAAAATTATTAGTGGAAACGATCGAAGATGAAAAGAGCATCCTGCAATACGCGAATCTGTTCCAATGGGATATGTATCAGCCACATCGTGTAGCGACCTTATCAATTACATTGGACGAGGATGAATTGGAAGGCTCGAACTTGCTGGAACAAAAAGCGAAAAAGACGTTGGCGTGGGAATATATCATGGATCGGATCACGGCTAGATACCGGGGCATCCTGACCGCCACATTCCATGAGAATTATCTATTCATCGTCCCGGTGGCAGAAGAGGACAATCGGAAACGGTCTTGGAGAACCTTCTATAATCATGTGGAAGAAGCGGCTGCCAAGAGTCCGACCAACTGCAGAGTTCATCTTGGCGTCGGAAGCAAAGTAGCTGAACTCGACCAATACTACATCAGCTACGAACAGTCTCTCCAAGTGTTGAATGTCGTCCAAAACCGCTTCTTGTCCATCGGCTATTCATTGTTCGAGGAGTTGGGATCCTACACAATCCTTTACCATCTTGATCATCCGGTTGTCGATATCTTCATGGACAGCCAGCTTGGCATTCTCCTCGACTATTCAGAAAGCAAGAACATCGATCTGTTGAATACACTGCGCGTGTATTTGCAAAACAATGGGAACGCCAAAAGCACCTCCGAGGAACTATTTATCCACCGCAGTTCGCTTATTTATCGTCTGGAAAAGGTGGAGGAACTCCTCGGTGTTGACTTGAACGACTCCGAAGTTCGCTTTAATTTGATGATGGCGTATAAATTATATGATATGAAGCGACAGGCGCTTTAG
- a CDS encoding cupin domain-containing protein: MAEQNVDVKEFMKSDTVKDFTKDIQQYNLGPLWEAIPEIMNKSPKPHAEAYLWSAELLHKKLMEASEIFTPERGGERRAIYFQNPGLTYRQPWGWASTTQTLYAAVQLLLPGEEAPSHRHSQSALRFISEGEGAYTIVQGERVYMQEGDFLITPKTLWHGHGHVGDKPMIWMDALDIPTIYSIGGTFFEPYADGLQQPNVPDNFSELRYAGGMMRPVGDDKYTVAPLANYKWSRTVDAIKGLMNFDPDPNHGFAIEYINPSTGKSANPTMGSRMQFLPKDFHTKALRHTHSTIYHAHKGSGYTVINGMRFDWKKGDYFVVPNWAWYEHVASEDSYLFSVNDLPIMDRFELEQEEKMEANNGFQEVTGEFKAAFR; the protein is encoded by the coding sequence ATGGCAGAACAAAATGTTGATGTTAAAGAGTTCATGAAGAGTGATACGGTTAAAGACTTTACAAAAGATATCCAGCAATACAATCTTGGTCCGCTTTGGGAAGCGATTCCGGAAATCATGAATAAATCACCGAAACCACATGCGGAAGCATACCTTTGGAGCGCAGAGCTTTTGCATAAAAAGTTAATGGAAGCTTCCGAGATTTTCACACCGGAACGCGGGGGAGAACGCCGTGCGATCTATTTCCAAAATCCGGGTTTGACGTATCGCCAGCCTTGGGGTTGGGCGTCAACTACACAAACGCTTTACGCGGCCGTCCAGTTGCTTCTTCCTGGCGAGGAAGCACCATCCCATCGTCACTCGCAAAGCGCCCTTCGTTTCATTTCCGAAGGGGAAGGGGCGTATACGATCGTTCAAGGAGAGCGGGTATATATGCAGGAAGGAGACTTCCTCATCACACCGAAAACCTTGTGGCATGGCCACGGTCATGTCGGCGACAAACCGATGATCTGGATGGATGCGTTGGATATCCCGACAATCTACTCTATAGGCGGTACATTCTTTGAGCCCTACGCGGATGGCCTGCAACAGCCGAATGTTCCGGATAATTTCTCCGAGCTTCGCTATGCTGGCGGCATGATGCGTCCGGTCGGAGACGACAAATATACCGTTGCTCCGCTTGCGAACTATAAATGGAGCCGCACGGTCGACGCGATCAAGGGCTTGATGAATTTTGACCCGGATCCGAATCACGGCTTTGCAATTGAATACATCAACCCATCGACAGGAAAATCGGCGAACCCGACAATGGGCTCCCGTATGCAGTTCCTGCCGAAAGATTTCCATACAAAAGCGCTTCGTCATACGCATTCGACAATCTATCATGCACATAAAGGTTCCGGTTACACCGTCATCAACGGCATGCGCTTCGATTGGAAAAAAGGCGACTATTTCGTTGTTCCGAACTGGGCTTGGTATGAGCATGTTGCCTCTGAAGATTCCTATCTCTTCTCTGTCAACGACTTGCCGATCATGGATCGTTTTGAGCTAGAACAAGAAGAGAAAATGGAAGCGAATAATGGATTCCAAGAAGTCACAGGCGAATTTAAAGCAGCATTCAGATAA